A stretch of Vibrio maritimus DNA encodes these proteins:
- the mukF gene encoding chromosome partition protein MukF encodes MSDNTLNADDRPIDELVGWVKQHDFALNLSTERLAFLISIAVLSNERFDEELGEGELHDAFKIVTEQFEQTGEATAFRANNAINELVKQRLLSRFTSEVNDGASIYRLSPLAIGITDYYVRHREFSKLRLSIQLSMVAGEMAKAIEAAQEGGTVVHWRKNVFGVLKYSVGEIFDQIDLNQRVMDEQQQSVKLQIAELLNKDWRDAINNCETLLSETSATLRELQDTLQAAGDELQTQILDIQEIVYGDDELEFVGEALFGLQMKLDRIISWGQQAIDLWIGYDRHVHKFIRTAIDMDQNRAFSQRLRQSVTDYFDSPWYLTYADAEKLTDLRDEALVLRNDEVTGAVPLEVEYEEFEQVNDELAERIGDMLKVHKEQGAPIDLGLVLRDYLASHPHTHHFDLARIVVDQAVRLGYSQSDYSAIQPDWQAINDFGAKVQANVIDKY; translated from the coding sequence ATGAGTGATAACACTCTAAATGCTGATGACCGACCGATAGACGAGTTAGTCGGATGGGTCAAACAGCATGATTTTGCATTGAATCTTTCCACTGAACGGTTGGCATTTCTCATCTCCATCGCGGTGCTGAGTAATGAAAGATTTGATGAAGAGCTGGGCGAGGGCGAGTTGCATGATGCATTTAAGATCGTCACCGAGCAGTTTGAGCAAACGGGCGAAGCCACCGCGTTTCGTGCGAACAATGCGATCAATGAACTGGTCAAGCAGCGCCTATTGAGCCGTTTTACCAGTGAAGTCAACGATGGGGCGAGTATTTACAGGCTCAGCCCTCTTGCCATCGGTATCACCGATTACTACGTCAGACATCGCGAATTCTCTAAACTACGACTCTCTATCCAGCTTTCAATGGTGGCAGGCGAGATGGCAAAAGCTATCGAGGCCGCGCAAGAAGGCGGGACCGTTGTCCATTGGCGCAAGAACGTATTTGGCGTGTTGAAATACTCCGTTGGTGAGATTTTCGACCAGATTGACCTTAACCAGCGCGTAATGGATGAGCAGCAACAGTCTGTGAAACTTCAGATCGCTGAGCTGCTTAACAAAGATTGGCGCGATGCGATCAACAACTGTGAGACTCTGCTTTCTGAAACCTCAGCAACGCTTCGAGAGCTGCAAGATACCTTGCAAGCAGCGGGCGATGAGCTGCAAACCCAGATCTTAGACATCCAAGAAATCGTCTATGGCGATGATGAACTCGAATTCGTCGGTGAAGCCCTGTTTGGCTTACAGATGAAACTCGATCGCATCATTAGCTGGGGCCAACAAGCGATTGATTTGTGGATCGGTTACGACCGCCACGTGCACAAGTTTATCCGTACTGCGATTGATATGGACCAAAACCGCGCCTTTAGCCAAAGGCTGCGCCAATCGGTCACAGACTATTTTGACTCTCCTTGGTATCTCACTTATGCCGATGCCGAGAAACTCACCGACCTTCGTGATGAAGCCCTAGTGCTTCGTAACGATGAGGTAACCGGTGCCGTGCCACTTGAAGTGGAATACGAAGAATTTGAACAAGTTAATGATGAGCTCGCTGAGCGCATTGGAGACATGCTGAAAGTACACAAAGAACAAGGCGCTCCAATCGATCTTGGCTTGGTGCTGCGCGATTACCTCGCGTCACACCCACATACTCATCATTTCGATCTCGCAAGAATCGTTGTGGACCAAGCTGTGAGACTGGGTTACTCCCAGTCCGATTATTCGGCTATTCAGCCAGACTGGCAAGCAATCAACGATTTTGGCGCAAAGGTACAAGCAAATGTCATCGACAAATATTGA
- the cmoM gene encoding tRNA uridine 5-oxyacetic acid(34) methyltransferase CmoM produces the protein MMQDRNFDDIAHKFAKNIYGSEKGEIRQTIVWEDLTQALAELDDTKKTLKVLDAGGGLGQVSQRIAERGHHITLCDLSSEMLKLAKAEVEKNGLLSQYRWIHSPVQDIAEHMEQEVDLTLFHAVMEWLAEPRPALEAVLQQVKPGGIASVMFYNHHGLVFKNVICGNIPHVLDGMPHRKRFKLQPQKGLKPEDVYQWIEEAGFEICGKSGIRSFSDYIGNMQYMGDYTAEDVLKLEQQLCRQEPYLSMGRYIHVWARKKQ, from the coding sequence GTGATGCAAGACCGTAATTTCGACGATATCGCCCACAAATTTGCAAAAAATATTTACGGCTCAGAGAAGGGTGAAATCCGCCAAACCATTGTTTGGGAAGATTTAACCCAGGCTCTCGCCGAACTGGATGATACTAAAAAAACACTCAAAGTATTAGATGCAGGTGGTGGATTAGGTCAGGTTTCACAGCGCATCGCTGAGCGTGGACACCATATCACCTTATGTGACCTGTCTTCTGAAATGCTGAAATTAGCTAAAGCAGAGGTTGAAAAAAACGGGTTACTCTCGCAATATCGCTGGATCCACAGTCCAGTGCAAGATATTGCAGAGCATATGGAACAAGAGGTTGACTTGACCCTGTTTCATGCGGTGATGGAGTGGCTGGCTGAACCGAGACCAGCGCTAGAGGCGGTATTACAGCAAGTGAAACCTGGCGGTATCGCTTCTGTCATGTTTTACAATCATCATGGATTGGTATTTAAGAACGTCATTTGTGGCAACATTCCTCACGTGTTAGATGGGATGCCACATAGAAAAAGATTCAAGCTCCAGCCCCAGAAAGGGTTGAAGCCAGAGGACGTGTATCAGTGGATTGAAGAAGCTGGGTTTGAAATATGTGGCAAATCTGGCATTCGTTCATTCAGTGATTACATTGGCAATATGCAATACATGGGAGATTACACAGCGGAGGATGTTCTGAAACTTGAACAACAGCTGTGTCGCCAAGAGCCTTATCTCTCCATGGGTCGATACATACATGTATGGGCTAGGAAAAAACAATAA
- the elyC gene encoding envelope biogenesis factor ElyC, translating into MFELKKLVSALLMPLPAMLILGFLGLLLIMFTTRRKFGSLMVLVSLCGTFLIAFQPLSSRLLMPLERQYSAFLPINESIDYVMVLGGGHVVDDDIPPTSELSRTSLMRLSEGIRVMRMYPGSKLILSGYAGGTDVSHARVMAKVALALGVSKPDIVLLESAKDTWEEARQASAFVQSKKMVLVTSASHMQRAMYEFEAAGLKPYPAPTNFLAQENVEQAWQRYAPQARYLEQTERYWHETMGLVWQRLRDWVANESIRDLTFSVSEFDPESVEPTQLEQDELEQQLAPQETQDDTSAVSEADATISGAN; encoded by the coding sequence ATGTTTGAGCTGAAAAAGCTGGTGTCTGCATTACTAATGCCTTTGCCCGCTATGCTAATCCTAGGTTTCTTGGGATTGCTCCTTATTATGTTTACCACTAGGCGTAAGTTTGGAAGCCTGATGGTTCTCGTATCATTGTGTGGGACATTTCTTATCGCATTCCAGCCGCTTTCAAGTCGCCTGTTGATGCCATTGGAGCGTCAATACAGTGCCTTCTTACCAATTAATGAATCCATTGACTACGTTATGGTTCTTGGTGGCGGTCACGTTGTGGATGACGATATTCCGCCAACTTCAGAACTATCACGTACTTCTCTCATGCGCCTAAGCGAAGGTATTCGTGTGATGCGCATGTATCCAGGTAGTAAGCTCATTCTATCTGGCTATGCGGGCGGGACAGACGTAAGCCATGCTCGCGTAATGGCCAAAGTGGCACTGGCATTGGGCGTATCTAAACCAGACATCGTCTTGCTAGAGTCTGCTAAAGACACATGGGAAGAAGCCAGACAAGCGTCTGCCTTCGTGCAAAGTAAAAAAATGGTGTTGGTTACCTCCGCAAGCCATATGCAACGCGCGATGTACGAGTTTGAAGCAGCGGGTCTCAAGCCCTACCCTGCGCCTACTAACTTCCTGGCCCAAGAAAATGTTGAACAAGCTTGGCAACGCTACGCACCGCAAGCTCGCTACTTAGAGCAAACAGAGCGCTACTGGCACGAGACCATGGGATTAGTTTGGCAGAGATTACGAGATTGGGTGGCAAACGAAAGCATTCGTGATTTGACATTTTCTGTATCTGAATTCGATCCTGAAAGTGTAGAACCTACACAACTGGAGCAAGATGAGTTAGAACAGCAGCTCGCGCCTCAGGAAACGCAAGATGACACGTCTGCTGTCTCTGAAGCCGATGCGACGATCTCTGGTGCCAACTAA
- a CDS encoding Ig-like domain-containing protein produces the protein MTKLQLGSIPIFKRSVNLSLMLTSSLLFSAPSLAVQCDSFPIWDDGTSYNGGAQVQWQSSAYQANWWNLNANPVNHSEPYQEWSLIGACDAGGTNAAPSVTITSPASNAQLASGNQVTFSALAEDSDGEVREVIFELQGAQLAVLSSAPYQVTWLTESGNYELVVTAIDDKGASTQSAQTFSVVDASNQPPVVTLTSSKTQVSVGDSVQFTAEPSDSDGTISKVEFSVNGALEKSVTVAPWVMDWISTAAGSYTIQAVATDDKGATSQSQVITVEAIASAGGKCSGATNYIAGSSYATGQNVVNNGELYQCLVGGWCSSDSAWAYEPGVGQYWQDAWSGQGACATAPNIELISPVEGETVLLGSDVTILANIEDLDGTVADAEAFVNGTSIGLVTASPYQWTWNAVGQGSVDLQVIATDNEGNSNQLNTRVSVTDQPMVATITSPSSGDVVAIGKAVTVNANVSSLQSEVAKVELYANGLLVSGDTTAPYQFSWTPTTIGNYQLSVISTDLQGNTVTSASVGVSAKSVVQPKHKLIGYWHNFVNGAGCPIPLNQMSKDWDIIDIAFADNDRNSNGTVHFNLYNGDIYSSCAPIDPVQFKQDIKDLQTEGKIIVLSLGGAEGTITLNTDADETAFVSSLSEIINEWGFDGLDVDYESGSNLVHGSQIQARLPRALQAIEARTGGDMYLTMAPEHPYVQGGMVAYSGIWGAYIPLIDQLRDTLDLLHVQLYNNGGLANPYTTGAAPEGSVDMMVAASRMLTEGFELADGSRFMPLRDDQVAIGLPSGPSSANSGQAPIANIEDALDCMISLSRCGSVVPTQASPKFGGVMTWSINWDQHDGFNFSVPVKAKLNQLNAN, from the coding sequence ATGACCAAGCTACAATTAGGCTCTATTCCAATATTTAAACGGTCAGTGAATTTGTCGCTGATGCTTACCTCGAGTTTACTGTTTTCTGCACCAAGCTTGGCAGTACAGTGTGACAGTTTTCCTATTTGGGACGACGGCACAAGTTACAACGGTGGCGCTCAAGTTCAATGGCAATCATCGGCGTACCAAGCGAACTGGTGGAACCTGAACGCTAACCCTGTTAACCACTCCGAACCTTATCAAGAATGGTCATTAATAGGGGCCTGTGATGCTGGTGGCACAAACGCTGCTCCCTCAGTGACGATTACTTCTCCAGCCTCCAACGCACAGTTAGCCTCAGGAAACCAAGTCACCTTCTCTGCATTGGCCGAAGACAGTGATGGGGAAGTTCGAGAGGTGATATTTGAGCTGCAAGGGGCGCAACTGGCAGTGCTGTCGAGCGCTCCTTACCAAGTAACTTGGTTGACGGAAAGTGGCAATTATGAACTGGTAGTGACAGCCATTGATGATAAAGGTGCGTCGACACAATCGGCTCAGACATTCTCAGTCGTAGACGCATCTAATCAACCACCTGTTGTTACCTTGACCAGTTCGAAGACTCAAGTTTCGGTAGGAGATAGTGTCCAGTTTACCGCAGAGCCCTCAGACTCGGATGGTACCATTAGCAAGGTTGAATTTAGTGTCAATGGTGCACTAGAAAAGTCTGTGACCGTCGCTCCTTGGGTCATGGATTGGATATCAACCGCTGCGGGCAGCTATACGATACAAGCCGTTGCGACAGACGATAAAGGCGCGACGTCCCAGTCGCAAGTTATCACGGTTGAAGCCATAGCATCGGCAGGAGGTAAATGCTCAGGTGCGACAAACTATATCGCTGGCAGTAGCTACGCAACCGGGCAGAATGTGGTCAACAATGGCGAGCTCTATCAGTGTCTTGTTGGCGGCTGGTGTTCATCTGACTCGGCATGGGCTTATGAGCCTGGCGTTGGACAGTACTGGCAAGATGCCTGGAGTGGACAGGGTGCCTGTGCGACAGCACCAAATATTGAACTTATTTCACCGGTAGAAGGCGAAACGGTTCTATTAGGAAGTGATGTCACTATCCTTGCGAATATTGAGGATCTAGATGGAACAGTTGCCGATGCTGAGGCATTCGTGAATGGTACGTCAATAGGCTTAGTGACGGCATCACCTTATCAATGGACGTGGAATGCGGTGGGACAGGGCTCTGTAGATTTACAGGTCATTGCTACTGACAATGAAGGTAACAGCAATCAGTTAAACACAAGGGTATCAGTGACTGATCAACCTATGGTCGCTACGATTACTTCTCCTTCTTCTGGCGATGTCGTCGCGATTGGCAAAGCTGTGACTGTGAATGCGAATGTCAGCTCCCTGCAGAGTGAGGTGGCTAAGGTTGAACTCTACGCGAATGGTCTTTTGGTCAGCGGTGACACCACAGCGCCGTATCAGTTCTCTTGGACGCCAACGACCATAGGGAACTATCAATTGAGTGTCATCAGCACGGATCTGCAAGGGAATACGGTGACGTCTGCTAGCGTTGGCGTGTCGGCAAAATCTGTAGTCCAACCGAAACATAAGCTCATCGGCTACTGGCACAACTTTGTCAATGGTGCGGGCTGTCCAATCCCACTTAACCAAATGTCGAAAGACTGGGACATTATCGACATTGCTTTTGCTGACAATGATCGTAACAGTAATGGTACGGTGCATTTTAATCTCTACAATGGTGACATCTACTCGAGCTGTGCGCCGATAGATCCCGTTCAGTTCAAACAAGACATCAAAGACTTGCAAACGGAAGGTAAGATTATCGTTCTGTCGCTTGGTGGCGCTGAAGGTACGATAACACTGAACACAGACGCGGATGAAACAGCGTTTGTCTCGAGCTTGTCCGAGATCATCAATGAGTGGGGGTTTGATGGATTGGATGTTGATTACGAAAGCGGCTCAAATCTCGTCCACGGCAGTCAAATCCAAGCGCGCTTGCCGCGTGCACTACAAGCTATCGAAGCGAGAACGGGCGGCGACATGTACCTTACCATGGCACCGGAACATCCGTATGTGCAAGGCGGAATGGTCGCTTACTCAGGCATTTGGGGCGCTTATATTCCCCTTATCGATCAATTAAGGGATACCTTAGATCTTTTGCATGTGCAGTTATACAACAATGGTGGGCTGGCCAATCCTTATACAACGGGCGCTGCGCCAGAGGGTTCTGTTGACATGATGGTGGCGGCATCACGTATGCTTACTGAGGGATTTGAGTTAGCTGACGGCAGTCGATTTATGCCACTGCGTGATGATCAAGTCGCCATTGGATTACCTTCAGGTCCAAGCTCAGCGAACTCGGGGCAGGCTCCGATTGCTAACATCGAAGACGCACTGGATTGTATGATCTCCCTAAGTCGTTGTGGCTCAGTCGTACCTACTCAAGCATCACCAAAGTTTGGCGGAGTGATGACATGGTCGATCAATTGGGATCAGCATGATGGCTTTAATTTTTCTGTTCCAGTGAAAGCAAAGCTTAACCAGCTAAATGCCAATTAG
- the torR gene encoding two-component system response regulator TorR, translating into MKYHVLVVEDDVVTRSKLAGYFENEGYLVSEAEDGQTMRQVLEESSIDLVMLDINLPGEDGLMLTRELRSQSDIGIILVTGRTDSIDRIVGLEMGADDYVTKPFELRELLVRVKNLLWRISLARKQPVLEESVQNEHVVHFGEWTFDKQRRSLTNNGDPVKLTKAEYELLVALSTYPNQVLSRERILNMISHRVDAPNDRTIDVLIRRMRAKMESDPKNPQIFITVHGEGYMFAGD; encoded by the coding sequence ATGAAATATCACGTTTTGGTTGTAGAAGATGACGTAGTCACTCGCAGTAAGCTGGCTGGCTACTTCGAAAATGAAGGCTACTTGGTTAGCGAAGCTGAAGATGGTCAGACGATGCGTCAGGTGCTGGAAGAATCCAGTATCGATCTCGTTATGTTAGATATTAACCTCCCTGGTGAAGATGGTTTGATGCTGACAAGAGAGTTAAGAAGTCAGTCAGACATTGGAATCATTTTGGTGACCGGTCGCACCGATAGTATTGACCGTATTGTTGGCCTTGAGATGGGTGCAGACGACTATGTCACTAAGCCGTTTGAGCTACGTGAACTGTTAGTGCGAGTAAAAAACCTATTGTGGCGTATTTCACTAGCGCGCAAACAGCCAGTACTTGAAGAGTCAGTGCAAAACGAGCATGTGGTTCACTTTGGTGAATGGACGTTCGATAAGCAGCGTCGTTCACTGACGAATAATGGCGACCCTGTAAAACTGACCAAGGCTGAATATGAATTGTTAGTTGCACTCTCAACGTATCCAAATCAAGTTCTGAGCCGTGAGCGTATCCTCAATATGATCAGTCATCGAGTTGATGCGCCGAACGATAGAACCATTGATGTTCTTATCCGTCGCATGCGTGCCAAGATGGAATCAGATCCAAAGAATCCACAGATATTTATCACTGTCCATGGCGAGGGCTACATGTTTGCTGGTGATTAA
- the torD gene encoding molecular chaperone TorD, with amino-acid sequence MQEIKAFNEQRAEIYWWLSSLFAAELTDDELNKYHSPEIRSFLSGLGENPSLKEPIQVFTESLNRLQVREDAQLELSADFCDLFLKSDKHGALPYASMYIGKSGLLNDQPAQDMADLLAKHSVAVNKDLNEPADHLAIELDFLGNLIIRSNELEAEAHMNDALHEQAEFIKNYLMTWLPQFVAKCQTNDEFGFYASAAKLLEAFCQLDYTYLEGEQG; translated from the coding sequence ATGCAAGAAATCAAAGCATTTAATGAGCAACGCGCAGAAATCTATTGGTGGCTTTCAAGCCTATTCGCTGCCGAGCTCACTGATGATGAACTCAACAAATACCATAGCCCTGAAATTCGCTCTTTCTTATCTGGCTTAGGAGAAAACCCTTCCCTAAAAGAACCCATTCAGGTCTTTACAGAGTCCTTGAACCGCCTTCAAGTCAGAGAAGACGCACAATTAGAGCTTTCTGCCGATTTTTGCGATCTATTTTTAAAGTCGGACAAGCATGGCGCATTGCCTTATGCCTCTATGTATATTGGTAAGTCTGGTCTTTTAAATGATCAACCTGCACAGGATATGGCTGACCTGTTAGCTAAGCACAGTGTGGCAGTGAATAAGGACTTAAATGAGCCAGCGGATCACCTCGCGATCGAGCTAGATTTTCTAGGCAACTTAATCATTCGCTCCAATGAGCTTGAAGCGGAAGCACATATGAACGATGCGCTGCACGAGCAAGCAGAGTTCATCAAGAACTACTTGATGACATGGCTACCTCAGTTTGTTGCGAAATGCCAAACCAACGACGAGTTTGGGTTTTATGCCTCTGCCGCTAAACTACTCGAAGCATTCTGCCAACTTGACTACACCTACCTAGAGGGTGAGCAAGGCTAG
- the purR gene encoding HTH-type transcriptional repressor PurR: MATIKDVARLAGVSTTTVSHVINKTRFVAEATQEKVMAAVDELNYAPSAVARSLKCNSTKTIGMLVTQSTNLFFSEVIDGVESYCYRQGYTLILCNTGGVYEKQRDYIRMLAEKRVDGILVMCSDLTEELLEMLDRHADIPKVIMDWGPESSQADKIIDNSEEGGYLATKFLIEKGHTDIACLSGHLEKAVCQERIIGYKRALAEAGIEMKDDRILEGNFECDTAVIAANRIAAMEDRPTAIFCFNDTMAFGLMSRLQQLGVRVPEDISVIGYDNIELAEYFSPPLTTVHQPKRRVGKNAFEILLERIKDKGHEKRIFEMHPEIVERDSVKSLT, from the coding sequence ATGGCAACTATTAAAGATGTCGCCCGCCTTGCAGGCGTTTCAACGACCACAGTATCCCACGTTATTAATAAGACTCGCTTTGTTGCTGAAGCAACTCAAGAAAAAGTGATGGCGGCGGTCGACGAACTCAACTACGCACCAAGCGCCGTTGCACGTAGCTTAAAATGTAACTCAACGAAAACCATTGGTATGTTAGTGACTCAATCAACTAACCTGTTCTTTTCTGAGGTTATCGATGGTGTTGAGAGCTACTGCTACCGCCAAGGCTACACGCTGATCCTATGTAACACTGGTGGTGTGTATGAAAAGCAACGCGATTACATTCGCATGCTGGCAGAGAAACGCGTGGATGGCATCCTCGTGATGTGCTCTGATCTTACCGAAGAGCTGCTAGAGATGCTTGATCGTCACGCCGACATTCCTAAAGTTATCATGGACTGGGGCCCAGAAAGCTCACAAGCGGACAAGATCATCGATAACTCCGAAGAAGGCGGTTATCTCGCAACGAAGTTCCTGATTGAAAAAGGTCACACTGATATTGCTTGTCTAAGCGGTCACTTGGAGAAAGCCGTGTGCCAAGAGCGTATCATCGGTTACAAACGTGCCCTTGCTGAGGCAGGTATCGAGATGAAAGACGATCGTATTCTTGAAGGCAACTTCGAATGCGATACAGCGGTTATCGCAGCTAACCGTATTGCTGCAATGGAAGACCGACCTACCGCTATCTTCTGTTTCAACGACACCATGGCGTTTGGCCTGATGAGTCGCCTACAACAACTGGGTGTGCGCGTACCTGAGGACATCTCTGTCATTGGTTACGATAATATCGAGCTGGCTGAGTACTTCTCGCCACCTCTAACCACGGTTCACCAACCTAAACGTCGTGTCGGTAAAAACGCGTTTGAGATTCTATTAGAACGAATCAAAGATAAAGGTCATGAAAAGCGCATTTTCGAAATGCACCCAGAGATTGTTGAACGAGACTCTGTCAAAAGCCTTACATAA
- a CDS encoding TfoX/Sxy family DNA transformation protein, whose protein sequence is MDNPILKNSMQLFAQLGRVKSRSMFGGFGIFVDDTMFALAVNNKLHIRTNRQTVSTFKKLGYKPYVYKKRGFPVVTKYFALPEDCWQDQEGILDHAKQALEFAKTEKEQQSEAKPNRLKDLPNLRLATERMLKKAGIESVVELQDHGSVEAFKAIQRTHSSTVGLELLWALEGAINGTHWSVIPQTKRDELASLIN, encoded by the coding sequence ATGGATAATCCTATACTAAAAAATTCAATGCAATTATTCGCTCAGCTTGGAAGAGTAAAGTCTCGCTCCATGTTTGGGGGATTTGGCATCTTCGTAGATGATACGATGTTTGCCTTAGCAGTGAATAACAAATTACATATCAGAACTAACCGTCAGACCGTATCCACCTTCAAAAAACTGGGTTACAAGCCTTATGTTTATAAAAAGCGTGGATTTCCCGTTGTTACTAAGTACTTCGCGTTACCTGAAGACTGTTGGCAAGATCAAGAAGGTATTCTCGATCACGCTAAACAGGCACTCGAGTTCGCGAAAACTGAGAAAGAGCAACAATCCGAAGCGAAACCTAATCGCCTGAAAGACCTTCCGAATCTTCGCCTTGCCACTGAGCGCATGCTCAAAAAAGCAGGCATTGAATCAGTGGTTGAACTTCAGGATCATGGTTCGGTTGAGGCTTTCAAGGCCATTCAGAGAACCCATTCAAGTACCGTAGGTTTAGAGCTTTTATGGGCTCTTGAAGGTGCGATAAATGGTACTCATTGGTCTGTGATTCCTCAGACTAAAAGAGACGAACTGGCTAGCTTAATTAATTAA
- a CDS encoding TVP38/TMEM64 family protein — protein sequence MSKKLILGLVLVAVVIYLGINFGQHLTLENAKVQQVALSEYINENFVAAALTYFFAYIAITAFSVPGAAVVTLLGAALFGFWTSLLLVSFASTIGATLAFLSSRFLLRDWVQSKFGSKLETINKGVEKDGAFYLFSLRLIPVFPFFLINLLMGLTPIRVSKYYLVSQLGMLPGTAVYLNAGTQLANIDSLSGIVSPTVLASFALLGLFPLIAKWIMGKISRSPQVQE from the coding sequence ATGAGCAAGAAGCTGATACTAGGATTGGTTTTGGTTGCTGTCGTCATTTATTTGGGCATCAACTTTGGTCAACATCTCACACTAGAAAACGCAAAAGTACAGCAAGTAGCACTGAGTGAATACATCAATGAGAACTTTGTGGCTGCTGCCCTCACCTATTTCTTCGCTTACATAGCGATTACTGCATTCTCTGTTCCAGGCGCTGCCGTGGTTACCTTACTTGGCGCAGCACTGTTTGGCTTTTGGACTAGTTTACTGCTTGTTTCATTTGCGAGTACCATAGGCGCTACATTGGCATTCTTGAGCAGTCGCTTCCTACTTCGCGATTGGGTACAAAGTAAGTTCGGTTCGAAACTTGAGACGATCAATAAAGGTGTCGAAAAAGACGGTGCTTTCTATCTATTTTCTCTAAGACTCATTCCTGTGTTCCCATTTTTCTTGATTAACTTATTAATGGGTCTCACGCCAATTCGAGTCTCTAAATATTACTTGGTGAGTCAACTGGGTATGTTGCCAGGAACTGCAGTCTACCTCAATGCGGGTACTCAGCTAGCGAATATTGACAGTCTATCCGGTATTGTTTCCCCTACCGTGTTGGCATCATTTGCCCTACTCGGTTTGTTCCCACTTATTGCTAAATGGATTATGGGAAAAATCTCTCGCTCGCCACAGGTACAGGAATAG
- a CDS encoding DUF2007 domain-containing protein, whose protein sequence is MKIFVGNNPPETHIVQQQLMAEGIECEVRGEGVFGLRGEVPFDENSLPYVWLFNKEQEMMARAVIQDWQKQAEKSGNVPWVCPACHETNEAQFGVCWNCQTPQTATMPQT, encoded by the coding sequence ATGAAGATATTTGTAGGCAATAACCCACCAGAAACACATATTGTCCAACAGCAGTTGATGGCTGAAGGTATCGAGTGTGAAGTACGAGGCGAAGGTGTTTTCGGGTTACGAGGGGAAGTACCGTTTGACGAAAATTCACTACCCTACGTTTGGCTTTTCAACAAAGAGCAAGAAATGATGGCACGAGCTGTCATTCAAGATTGGCAAAAACAGGCTGAGAAAAGCGGTAACGTGCCGTGGGTATGTCCAGCTTGCCATGAGACTAACGAAGCGCAATTTGGCGTCTGCTGGAACTGTCAGACGCCACAAACAGCTACGATGCCACAGACTTAA
- a CDS encoding alpha/beta fold hydrolase has translation MSESLLFHKTYQHPTSNEWVVFVHGAGGSSNIWFKQIRAYREHFNLLFIDLRGHGKSNQLLKDIMSNKYTFKEVTLDIVKVLDHLKIQSAHFVGMSLGTIIVRNIAELAHSRVRSMVLGGAVTRFNTRSQILVKIGNWSKHIIPYMWLYSLFAYIVMPQKGQKESRLLFVREAKKLCQKEFKRWYRLTTEVNPLNRYFKDRELPIPTLYLMGDKDYMFIKPVKEMVAEHKSSRLLEIKDCGHVCNVERPEEFNKHSIDFIKSVAS, from the coding sequence ATGTCAGAGAGCTTGCTATTCCATAAAACTTATCAGCACCCAACGAGTAATGAGTGGGTGGTATTCGTACATGGGGCAGGCGGAAGCTCAAACATATGGTTTAAACAGATTCGAGCTTACCGAGAGCACTTTAACCTGCTGTTTATTGATCTGCGCGGTCACGGTAAGTCAAACCAACTCCTTAAAGACATTATGTCGAACAAGTACACCTTTAAAGAGGTGACGCTGGATATCGTCAAAGTACTTGATCATCTTAAGATTCAGTCAGCTCATTTTGTCGGTATGTCTTTGGGAACGATTATTGTGCGCAATATTGCCGAGTTGGCACACTCTAGAGTTCGTTCCATGGTCTTAGGTGGTGCAGTCACTCGCTTTAATACTCGATCGCAAATTCTGGTGAAAATTGGCAACTGGAGTAAGCACATTATCCCTTATATGTGGCTTTACAGCTTGTTTGCGTACATTGTTATGCCGCAAAAAGGCCAAAAAGAATCAAGGCTGCTATTCGTCCGTGAAGCGAAAAAATTGTGCCAAAAAGAGTTTAAGCGTTGGTATCGTCTAACGACAGAAGTGAACCCTCTCAACCGCTACTTTAAAGACCGAGAGTTGCCGATTCCGACTTTGTATCTGATGGGTGATAAAGACTATATGTTTATTAAGCCAGTCAAAGAGATGGTGGCTGAACATAAGTCCAGCCGTCTATTAGAGATCAAAGATTGTGGTCATGTGTGCAATGTTGAGCGTCCAGAAGAGTTCAATAAGCACTCAATAGATTTCATTAAGTCTGTGGCATCGTAG